From the Leucoraja erinacea ecotype New England chromosome 33, Leri_hhj_1, whole genome shotgun sequence genome, one window contains:
- the LOC129712799 gene encoding UDP-glucuronosyltransferase 2C1-like, which translates to MGRLGWRSRSKVTFVLGIIFALSCPITQAARILVVPVDGSHWINMKILMEELNLRGHNMTVLCYSANWYIKERPDLYQTITVQAQENIEAPSRKEAMERIVQMSLDRLQNGHTLWGNIMLQNLMITFMYNFHSLYQNFNIAIFENKTLLNQFENANFDLILTDPLFGTGSMLAYYLKVPLVYNARWQMTGEAHFLTAPSPLSYVPLPGSLLTDKMDFLQRTENVIHSLFQHLISEFLVYPLYNEICHRYLGPDTDIKSILLRADVWLMRVDFVFEFPRPTMPNIVYIGGFQCKPARPLAAEFEEFVQSSGKHGLVVMSLGSIVDSLPVEITMKIAEALSQIPQKVIWRYDGETPPNIGNNTLLANWIPQNDLLGHPNTRAFVSHGGTNGIYEAIYHGVPVIGMPLLFDQFDNLIRLESRGAAKVIDIATMHSTDLLQALNEVINGASYGDNMKRLSALHRDQPESPMERAVFWVEYVARHKGAGHLRSESHRLPWYAYYCVDVMIFLLSVLLLLTVLVVGTLKKLCRIALKKKQKIH; encoded by the coding sequence ATGGGTCGTCTTGGATGGAGAAGCAgatcaaaggtcacatttgttctCGGTATCATCTTCGCCCTGTCTTGTCCAATTACCCAAGCAGCTAGAATATTGGTCGTGCCTGTTGATGGAAGTCATTGGATCAATATGAAAATTCTAATGGAAGAGCTGAACCTTCGTGGCCACAACATGACTGTGCTTTGTTACTCCGCAAACTGGTACATCAAAGAGAGACCCGATCTGTATCAAACCATCACAGTTCAAGCACAAGAAAACATTGAAGCACCTTCAAGGAAAGAGGCCATGGAAAGAATTGTGCAAATGTCACTGGACAGGTTACAAAATGGTCACACACTATGGGGCAACATAATGTTACAAAATCTAATGATTACGTTTATGTACAATTTCCATAGTCTTTATCAAAATTTCAACATTGCGATCTTTGAAAACAAAACCTTGTTGAATCAATTTGAAAATGCAAACTTTGACCTAATTCTCACAGATCCTCTATTTGGTACCGGGTCAATGCTTGCGTATTATTTAAAAGTGCCGTTGGTGTACAACGCTCGATGGCAGATGACAGGGGAAGCCCATTTTCTCACTGCCCCATCACCACTTTCCTACGTCCCACTTCCTGGCTCACTTCTCACAGACAAAATGGATTTTCTCCAAAGAACAGAAAATGTCATTCACAGTCTCTTTCAACACTTGATTTCTGAGTTTTTGGTGTACCCACTTTACAATGAAATCTGCCATCGGTATCTGGGACCAGACACGGACATCAAGTCGATTCTCCTCAGAGCTGATGTGTGGCTGATGAGGGTGGATTTTGTGTTTGAATTCCCAAGACCCACCATGCCAAACATTGTGTACATCGGAGgcttccagtgtaaaccagcacggcctctggcagcagagtttgagGAGTTTGTCCAAAGCTCAGGTAAACATGGACTTGTTGTAATGTCATTGGGTTCCATTGTCGACTCTTTACCAGTGGAGATTACAATGAAAATAGCAGAAGCTTTATCTCAAATCCCCCAGAAGGTTATCTGGAGATATGATGGTGAGACCCCTCCCAATATAGGGAATAATACACTGCTGGCAAATTGGATCCCTCAGAACGACCTGCTGGGTCACCCCAACACACGAGCCTTTGTTTCACACGGAGGCACCAATGGGATTTATGAAGCCATCTACCATGGGGTGCCAGTGATCGGCATGCCTCTGCTTTTTGACCAGTTTGACAATTTAATTCGACTCGAATCCCGAGGAGCAGCAAAAGTGATCGACATTGCAACCATGCACTCCACAGATCTGTTGCAGGCACTCAACGAGGTGATAAACGGCGCTTCTTATGGGGACAACATGAAGAGACTCTCCGCTCTCCATCGGGACCAACCAGAGTCACCAATGGAGAGAGCCGTTTTCTGGGTTGAGTACGTTGCCCGACACAAAGGAGCGGGGCATTTGCGCTCAGAATCCCACCGACTCCCCTGGTACGCTTACTATTGTGTAGATGTGATGATCTTCCTGTTGTCTGTGTTACTCCTGCTCACTGTGTTGGTGGTTGGAACACTGAAGAAACTTTGTCGTATTGCACTGAAGAAAAAGCAAAAAATTCATTAA
- the LOC129712795 gene encoding UDP-glucuronosyltransferase 2C1-like, with translation MGNPGWKGRFAFVLCVTITLSCPITRAARILVVPVDGSHWINMKCLIEELNLRGHSITVLSQSTSLYIKESPDLYQSIMIQMPRESENYNLLENIVQITLENLQKGSTVWGKINLQYEMLMFMFEYHQWAKEIIKALFENNSLLNQLGNANFELILTDPAFGMGSMLAYYLKLPLVYNVRWQVGGEGHLLTAPSPPSYIPRTGSHLTDKMNILQRSQNVLQTLNELLIVEFLIHPLYNEICHRYLGPDTDFKSILLRADVWLMRVDFVFEFPRPTMPNFVYIGGFQCKPARPLAAEFEEFVQSSGKHGLVVMSMGTLVNSLPMEITMKIADALSQIPQKVIWRYDGETPPNIGNNTLLAKWIPQNDLLGHPNTRAFVSHGGTNGIYEAIYHGVPVIGMPLFFDQFDNVVRLESRGAAKVINIATMHSRDLLQALNEVLNGASYGDNMKRLSALHRDQPESPMERAVFWVEYVARHKGAGHLRSESHRLPWYAYYCVDVMIFLLSVLLLLTVLVVGILKKLCCSVCGKKQKTE, from the coding sequence ATGGGTAATCCTGGATGGAAAGGCAGATTTGCATTTGTTCTTTGCGTCACCATCACCTTGTCTTGTCCAATTACCCGAGCAGCTAGAATATTGGTCGTGCCTGTTGATGGGAGTCACTGGATCAATATGAAATGTTTGATAGAAGAGCTGAACCTTCGTGGCCACAGCATCACTGTGCTCAGTCAGTCAACGTCCTTGTATATCAAAGAGAGCCCAGACTTGTATCAATCCATTATGATTCAAATGCCAAGAGAATCTGAAAATTACAACCTTTTGGAAAATATTGTACAAATAACATTAGAAAACCTACAGAAAGGCTCAACAGTCTGGGGCAAAATTAATCTCCAATATGAAATGTTGATGTTTATGTTTGAGTATCATCAATGGGCGAAAGAGATTATCAAAGCATTATTCGAAAACAATAGCTTGTTGAACCAACTTGGAAATGCAAATTTTGAGTTAATACTTACAGATCCGGCATTCGGTATGGGTTCAATGCTTGCTTATTATTTAAAACTGCCGCTGGTGTACAACGTTCGATGGCAAGTTGGTGGGGAAGGTCATTTACTCACTGCCCCCTCACCACCTTCATACATCCCACGCACTGGCTCACATTTGACAGACAAGATGAATATTCTGCAAAGATCACAAAATGTCCTGCAAACTCTTAATGAGCTGCTGATTGTAGAGTTTTTGATACATCCACTTTATAATGAAATCTGCCATCGGTATCTGGGACCAGACACAGACTTCAAGTCGATTCTCCTCAGAGCCGATGTGTGGCTGATGAGGGTGGATTTTGTGTTTGAATTCCCAAGACCCACCATGCCAAACTTTGTGTACATCGGAGgcttccagtgtaaaccagcacggcctctggcagcagagtttgagGAGTTTGTCCAAAGCTCAGGTAAACATGGACTTGTTGTAATGTCAATGGGGACTCTGGTCAATTCCTTGCCAATGGAGATTACAATGAAAATAGCAGACGCTTTATCTCAAATCCCCCAGAAGGTTATCTGGAGATATGATGGTGAGACCCCTCCCAATATAGGGAATAATACACTGCTGGCAAAATGGATCCCTCAGAACGACCTGCTGGGTCACCCCAACACACGAGCCTTTGTTTCACACGGAGGCACCAATGGGATTTATGAAGCCATCTACCATGGGGTGCCAGTGATCGGCATGCCTCTGTTTTTTGACCAGTTTGACAATGTAGTCAGACTCGAATCCCGAGGAGCAGCAAAAGTGATCAACATTGCAACCATGCACTCCAGAGATCTGTTGCAGGCACTCAACGAGGTGTTAAACGGCGCATCTTATGGGGACAACATGAAGAGACTCTCCGCTCTCCATCGGGACCAGCCAGAGTCGCCAATGGAGAGAGCCGTTTTCTGGGTTGAGTACGTTGCCCGACACAAAGGAGCGGGGCATTTGCGCTCAGAATCCCACCGACTCCCCTGGTACGCTTACTATTGTGTAGATGTGATGATCTTTCTGTTGTCTGTGTTACTCCTGCTCACTGTGTTGGTGGTTGGAATACTGAAGAAACTTTGTTGTAGTGTTTGTGGGAAAAAGCAAAAAACTGAGTGA
- the LOC129712802 gene encoding UDP-glucuronosyltransferase 2A2-like, translated as MYPLYNEICHRYLGPDMDIKSILLRADVWLMRVDFVFEFPRPTMPNIVYIGGFQCKPARPLEAEFEEFVQSSGKHGLVVMSLGSIVDSLPMEITMKIAEALSQIPQKVIWRYDGETPPNIGNNTLLAKWIPQNDLLGHPNTRAFVSHGGTNGIYEAIYNGVPVIGMPLIFDQFDNLLKLESRGAAKVINVATMHSTVLLQTLNEVINGASYGDNMERLSALHRDQPESPMERAVFWVEYVARHKGAGHLRSESHRLPWYAYYCVDVMIFLLSMLLKFK; from the coding sequence ATGTATCCACTTTATAATGAAATCTGCCATCGGTATCTGGGACCAGACATGGACATCAAGTCGATTCTCCTCAGAGCTGATGTGTGGCTGATGAGGGTGGATTTTGTGTTTGAATTCCCAAGACCCACCATGCCAAACATTGTGTACATCGGAGgcttccagtgtaaaccagcacggcCTCTGGAAGCAGAGTTTGAGGAGTTTGTCCAAAGCTCAGGGAAACATGGACTTGTTGTAATGTCATTGGGTTCCATTGTTGACTCTTTACCAATGGAGATTACAATGAAAATAGCAGAAGCTTTATCTCAAATCCCCCAGAAGGTTATCTGGAGATATGATGGTGAGACCCCTCCCAATATAGGGAATAATACACTGCTGGCAAAATGGATCCCTCAGAACGACCTGCTGGGTCACCCCAACACACGAGCCTTTGTTTCACATGGAGGCACCAATGGCATTTATGAAGCCATCTACAATGGGGTGCCAGTGATCGGCATGCCTCTGATTTTTGACCAGTTTGACAATTTACTCAAGCTCGAATCCCGAGGAGCAGCAAAAGTGATCAATGTTGCAACCATGCACTCCACAGTTCTGTTGCAGACACTCAACGAGGTGATAAATGGCGCATCTTATGGGGACAACATGGAGAGACTCTCCGCTCTCCATCGGGACCAGCCAGAGTCGCCAATGGAGAGAGCCGTTTTCTGGGTTGAGTACGTTGCCCGACACAAGGGAGCGGGGCATTTGCGCTCAGAATCCCACCGACTCCCCTGGTACGCTTACTATTGTGTAGATGTGATGATCTTTCTGTTGTCTATGttactcaagttcaagtga
- the LOC129712800 gene encoding UDP-glucuronosyltransferase 2C1-like: MGGLGWRSRSNVIFILGIIFALSCPITQAARILVVPVDGSHWINMKILMEELNLRGHNMTVLCYSANWYKERPDLYQTIIVQAQENIEAPSRKETMDKFLVMSLDRLQNSHTLWGNIMLQILMVTFTYNVQRIYQNFNMAIFENKTLLNQFENANFDLILTDPIFGTGPMLAYYLKVPLVYNVRWQMNGEAHFLTAPSPLSYVPLQNSRLTDKMDFLQRTENVIHSVVQHLLSEFLIFPLYNGICHRYLGPDTDIKSILLRADVWLMRVDFVFEFPRPTMPNIVYIGGFQCKPARPLAAEFEEFVQSSGKHGLVVMSLGTFIHSLPMEITMKIAEALSQIPQKVIWKYDGETPPKIGNNTLLAKWIPQNDLLGHPNTRAFVSHGGANGIYEAIYHGVPVIGMPLLFDQFDNLLKLESRGAAKVINIATVHSTDLLQALNEVINDASYGDNMKRLSALHRDQPESPMERAVFWVEYVARHKGAGHLRSESHRLPWYAYYCVDVMIFLLSVLLLLTVLVVGTLKKLCRIVCGKKQKTE, from the coding sequence AtgggtggtcttggatggagaagCAGATCAAATGTCATATTTATTCTCGGTATCATCTTCGCCCTGTCTTGTCCAATTACCCAAGCAGCTAGAATATTGGTCGTGCCTGTTGATGGAAGTCACTGGATCAACATGAAAATTCTAATGGAAGAGCTGAACCTTCGTGGCCACAACATGACTGTGCTTTGTTACTCCGCAAACTGGTACAAAGAGAGACCCGATCTGTATCAAACCATCATAGTTCAAGCACAAGAAAACATTGAAGCACCTTCAAGGAAAGAAACGATGGACAAGTTTTTGGTAATGTCGCTGGACAGGTTACAGAATAGTCACACACTATGGGGCAACATAATGTTACAAATTTTAATGGTTACATTTACGTACAATGTACAGAGAATTTATCAAAATTTCAACATGGcgatttttgaaaacaaaaccttGTTGAATCAATTTGAAAATGCAAACTTTGACCTAATACTCACAGATCCTATATTTGGTACCGGGCCAATGCTTGCGTATTATTTAAAAGTGCCGCTGGTGTACAACGTTCGATGGCAGATGAATGGGGAAGCCCATTTTCTCACTGCCCCGTCACCACTTTCCTACGTCCCACTCCAGAACTCACGGCTCACAGACAAAATGGATTTTCTCCAAAGAACTGAAAATGTAATTCACAGTGTAGTTCAACACTTGCTTTCAGAATTTTTGATATTCCCACTTTATAATGGAATCTGCCATCGGTATCTGGGACCAGACACGGACATCAAGTCGATTCTCCTCAGAGCTGATGTGTGGCTGATGAGGGTGGATTTTGTGTTTGAATTCCCAAGACCCACCATGCCAAACATTGTGTACATCGGAGgcttccagtgtaaaccagcacggcctctggcagcagagtttgagGAGTTTGTCCAAAGCTCAGGTAAACATGGACTTGTTGTAATGTCATTGGGGACCTTTATCCACTCTTTACCAATGGAGATTACAATGAAAATAGCAGAAGCTTTATCTCAAATCCCTCAGAAGGTTATCTGGAAATATGATGGTGAGACCCCTCCCAAGATAGGGAATAATACACTGCTGGCAAAATGGATCCCTCAGAACGACCTGCTGGGTCACCCCAACACACGAGCCTTTGTTTCACACGGAGGCGCCAATGGGATTTATGAAGCCATCTACCATGGGGTGCCAGTGATCGGCATGCCTCTGCTTTTTGACCAGTTTGATAATTTACTCAAGCTCGAATCCCGAGGAGCAGCAAAAGTGATCAACATTGCAACCGTGCATTCTACAGATCTGTTGCAGGCACTCAACGAGGTGATAAACGACGCATCTTATGGGGACAACATGAAGAGACTCTCCGCTCTCCATCGGGACCAGCCAGAGTCGCCAATGGAGAGAGCCGTTTTCTGGGTTGAGTACGTTGCCCGACACAAAGGAGCAGGGCATTTGCGCTCAGAATCCCACCGACTCCCCTGGTACGCTTACTATTGTGTAGATGTGATGATCTTTCTGTTGTCTGTGTTACTCCTGCTCACTGTGTTGGTGGTTGGAACACTGAAGAAACTTTGTCGTATTGTTTGTGGGAAAAAGCAAAAGACGGAGTGA